The region TTAAATTTTCCTCTCGCTTCACTATTATCTACTTCTTTgcgttggtctatcacataaaaaaacaacaacaatagaaTGCATTGAAATGTGTGGTTGTGTTGTGTCACAATGTTCGAAAGGTATAATGGCTACCTTTGCAAAGCTCTCTGAAAGTATTCTGTAGGCGCAGGATTACAATGATGCAATAGACAGTTTAaaattaaaggtaaaaaaaataaattaaagtatacacaaacaaataaacacaaagcatTACAGGCCTAAAGGTAACTACTGACAAGACTTAgatcaaaagtttttttttttttttaacatttgaggACAATTGAATGCCTGATGTTGTTCTTCATGCTACCATCTGTTGGCGCCAAACTCAATGTTATTATGTAAAGTCCAACATGAACTGGATTAAATTCTTGTTGTCTGGTGATTGTTCATTGCAGTAGAGGTATGTAAtgattttctcttaaaaaatAAGAGTCTGAAAAGTGTTGTTAGCATTTGTATTCGGGCCCTTCTACACCGATGCCCCTAAATAAGATCCAGGgcaaccagttgccttcagaaatCACCGAATAGTTTCTTCCTCAATTCATTGTATATAGATGGGAAGAGCGTGGCCCAGATAAAACCTAACCCACAGGGGGCCCGCCTAACCCGGTCGCCGAGGTAAAGAGATCATTAACCACAGAAGCAGCCAGGGCCCGCAATCACTCTGGAGGAGCCGCaaagattcacagctcaggtgggagaatctgtcggCTAGATAACCATTagtcatgcactccacaaatttGACTTGTATGACcatcaaatgttaaaatataCCACAAGCCCTGTAGGGGACGCATTAAACAAGTGGgagaaggtgctctgatcagatcagaacaaaatttaacatttttaaattacgcTGCCATGTAATAAACACAAATCAGTCTCAAAAATCAATCTGCAAATCTGTTTACCGATCTGACGTAAATTCTTTTCCTCCAACGCTGAATGATTAACTATGATACACCAGAAAAACCCACTTCGTTTCATTTATTTGTCAGCATGACAACTTATCTATAATCAGACATTAAATCATCCAAAGTAAAGGGCGGGACCACATAGAGCTCCCGTTTAAATCATATGTTTACTATCAAACTAATATACTTTTTGGAAATATGATTAATaaaccaaactaaaacaaatttaaggacaaaaaactaataaactacTTTGTCATTAAAGGCTGTGTAATTATGTGGTGACGTGATGTCATTGCTGTCCGGACCCTCAAAGTCCTGAATTCCTTGGAGCGTTTTGCCACATCTTAGTGACACGATTCTTCCTGCAGACGCGCCAAAGTTGAGTGAAAGTAGGAAActccaaaaagtttggacaaacGTTTGTTTTTAACTCCTCTTTACACTATTACCCATAAATAAGCCAGCTAcctccatttaaaaaaagcctCAGCTCCTTTGCACGACATCCGAATTGTTGCACTGGACTTCATTTAGGGCGTATCAGAATAAAGATGTCTGAATAAAATTACATGGCAAACTTGTAGAATTTTTACTAATAACAGCACTTCATAAATTCTTAAATGCCCGGTTTTTAACAAATACGCACACCGACTTGTGACgagttatttattcagaacaagTAGAGAGGAAACAATATCAAGTATAAAACAGCAGAACAAGAACATCGGGACCCATCTGTTAGACTGAACCACCATAGCTCTCATTTAACAGAAGATAAATATTACCAGAAACACCtacatacaaaagaaaaacaaaatattgcctTGGCCAATTCATAGCCTTATGCCACCCAAATAAAAGTTATAcaaaagggagttttttttttattgcagttatCAGTAGAAAGTGTGTCGGAGTGTGTTGAGTTAGCCTGAGGTATATATATGAGGTCCGCTCAACACTGATTGTCTACAGCAAAATCCCCGATTCGTCAGTTTATTTCCATGCGGTGTGAGAagagaaaactatttttttctgaatcagAGAGTAAGGATTAACACACTTTAAGGAATAAAAAATGCCCTGACTCTAGTAGTGCTGTTACTGCTGCTGGTTTGAGCCTAAGTGATTATTGATACTCCCACTGAAGTGTTaaattgtcctgatatcagagTCTCTAACTTGGggtttatttataaatcacCACACCTTTGACCCTATTGAtgaatcatcaaaaaaaaaaaacgtgtttggcaaaaaaaaaaaaaaaaaaaaggagaaagggaaataaagtaatttaaaatcacTAATATTTTGACCACTAATGCAATCGTTTTGATTATCTAAAATAAACCAGTTTTAAcgatacctttttttttccatccccaGCAGCAGCACTCAGCAATACTCGACTGTTTTAAGAGTAAAAAGGAGTAATATTGGCAGATATCAAAAGTAAAATGATCTAGAAAAATGTTAGGAATGCAAGTGCGACAATTGCTTCTCATctgaatactaaaaaaaaaaaaaagacacaaaaatcgGTCTGATCCTGTATCTCCCGATCGAGCGAGTCCAAAAGGAGGACGGCGACGTGCTGCAATCAGCGAATGCTTCACGTCAGCGGCGAGGAGGACGTCCCGGAGGTCGCAGCCCTCACTGTTCGGGCCGCTTCGTCTCTGCCAGTCTGGTACGGCGTGATTTGCTTCAGCGGTCCACGTCCACCCGACCTGACGCGGTGGTTTGAGATAATCGGCGTTCGCTCGTTTTCTGCGCTTTAACGAGGCTTGGGGAGGTTTGTTTGTGTCGCGTCCTGGAAACCTCCCACCCAGAACATTTTGCCGCACAGTCGCTGTCTCTCAGTCCTTCTCGGTCCCATGTGAGGTCACTGGTAGATGTGTTCAAAGTACTTCGGCTGAGGGTTCTCCTTGACGTATTTCTGGATGTACCAGCACGTCAAATGAGCTTTCAGGTCCTCCTCCACCACAAAATCCATGGCTGCCTGGAATTAAACAACGATAAGCTCATTTTAATATACTGCTATCACAAACATAAACAGGTTGAGCTTGCTAAACTCTATAAGGACTTAAACCGAAACGGGTGAGGTAAGACTGAGCTTGGGCTTGAGTCGACAAAAAGCAATGTGGAAGGTCCTGGCGTGAAACAAAAGATGAATATGAGGGAAATGCTAAGTACGGAGGAGGATGTGTCATGCTGTGGGTCTGCTTCGCATTAAAGCCCAGGGAAGCATGTTGGTGGCAATGACATCAGTTACTTTTTGAAATACAGCCAGATTTTAACTATGAACCAAGTGGCTTTTCCTAGAATTTCCTGTTGCTTACATGAAAGATGCATTTGTTTGTCTGGAAAGACTTTTGGTTGCGAACCCCAACAAACTCTACCGAACGCGAAAGTAACGAAAGCTGCAGTTTTAACCTTGGCCAGGTGTTTGGCAATTCCTCTCCCCCTGTAAGCATCTGGAACCTCTGTGTGTTGCAGATCCACCGTCTTCTTCCCGACGTATTCGTACAGGAGGACCGCTCGATCGTGGGATcctgagaacacacacacacacacgttagcGTGGTGATTGCTTTGAGGCCTACACCCAAGCAAATCAACATATGTGACATTCAACAGCAGATCAATAAAGTAACGATAGTTAATGGCGGCTGTAAGCTTTCACAGacatgctgtggggcagaatacccaaacagatccagggtagaaaacagaggaCACCAGAGAcatctacagctgctatttctattaagttcaattaaaaaatactttattaaaccaaaggtgcattattaaaaagatGACATCAAAAATTCACCTCCTGGAATGAAATGTTAGCCGGAAATGCCAACTCATACGTCTAAGTTCACAGTggaaaagtattattattattattaaatcaatCTTTGGTTTTATGAATCAGTCTTTTGGTATTAATATGAGAATCGGTTCATAATtggaaaatctattttttttaacacagccctACTCTTGACTacacacaaataaaagcaaCTGCCCATATGGCGCAtatttaaaggagacatatcatgcaaaatccacttttttaccccataaacacattttgttgtgtacttgggaggctctaggagtgcagaaaagtttaatgtAGCCTTTCCAGGTGCGGCATAGATTTCTTTATGTTCATATTTTTCTAGCAGTTCAGTTttctattacgttttttttttaacaattatgtcacggtatttgctgtggaactgctaaacaaagCCACGGACTTCCAGCTTGCCAGTCTTGCGAGtacgccatttttatttctcaatgcaattttgtagtccaagccgAAGGATGGAGAAACTACAAGTGGATGAGCCatcggttgttcattacaccgtccccccacaaactacaaaaatggctggaTGGGGTGAAGTGGAattctgcgacctggaggggggcggggttTGACGTacctcctttgcatttaaagagacagcaccaaaacgagctGCTCCCAGACAcccctcagaacaggggtaaaaaaaagGGGTAACATGGGGGTAAATTCAGgaggaatttagaccaaagcattgcagttccactttatatagaccaatATATGctttcaatgtgaaaaagaataatttaaaagcatgatatgccCCCTTTAAAAATAGATCCTAACCGAGTATTATTATAGGGTTCCTGAAAAACAGTCTAGCTGCTGCTGAACAAAGAGAAAGGGCTGAAGATCACCATTCACCACGATGGAAACAATGGTGTGAGAGCTCCTCACATAGCTCCACACGCCAAGCACGCACTAAATGAAAGTGAGCAGCACGCATGTACACACCAGGATACATAAAACACGTCACTTACACCCAAACGCAAAGACAGTtagtttaaaaccttaaaaaatgggggtaaaaaataaaataaagccgatATTTCCCACACTTTGTACCGCATTGGTACAGAGGAGAGTTAAACAGCCTCGggtgttaaaaataaaccagtCTGACTGCAGTTACTGACTGAGGCTGTATTGttcaaagtttattttctaaaagcaGCAGCTTTCCGTGTCATGGCTTAGACGTCTTCCCCACTGAGGTGAAACAAGGCAGCTGTGCCTGAAATGGCAGCTGGGAGTCCTtcacagagggagagagagggggggcgACAACAATGTTAGCAGAGCAGGAAGCTAACGCTAGCAAGCTAGCAGCCTGCGCCAGCTGTTTCCAGGTAAGCGCCTACCGTTCAGCCGTATGACGAACTGCCGCCGCTTTCTGTCGTGTTCCACCTGGATCTGGGAGCTGCTGGCTTCAAACGCATTGGCCTGTGCCATTTTAGCAGAGCTCCTGGCCTGCTGGGCTTCCTCTGCTAACCAGAAATGGCTACGGGACACACacgatgatgatggtggtggtgatgatgatcgAGGTAGAGGAAAACACTCCATCCCACCGAATCAGCTGTGAGGTCCCGTGATGATCAGCCAATCAGGTGCCGAGATGTCACACAGCGGAGAACGCGGCGGTGGGACTTCGGAGGATGATCCAAACTTTTTGGCTCTGTTCACCAAAGCGTCGTTATAAGGTTTAATAAAGTGCGGACAAACAaaaatttatactttttttggtttttgcctTTCAGGGGAAAAGCGAGTCATCTGCCCCCATCTAACTTGCCGATGTCCAAAGTCAGTCCTCAAGGGCTGGTGTCGtagtcctgcatgttttagatgttgaCCTGGTTCAACCCAGATTAACTTAATGAGCGCTTGCCTCTGCAGGCCTTGATGACAGACTGCGATGGTAAATCATTCATTTGAATCAAATTTGCTGGAGCAGGGAGGGATCTTAAACACGCAGGAGACCAGCCTTCAAGGACTGGAGCTGGATATGTCTGATCCAAccctatcttctgcatcttcttctctcacaccaactatctccatgtcctctttaactccattcataaatctcctcttcggtcttcctctaggcctcctGCAGTGCCTGGCAGTTCCTTGGTTCCTTAGCCTTCGAGCcttcatctcgaggcactttacaaagtcaaattcaatcagattatacagattggtcaaaaatgtcctatataagggaaccagttgattgcatcaaagtcccgacaagcagcattcactcctggagaagcgacagtggaaagaaaatctcCCCATATTGTATTTCACTTAAACATTGAGTAAATGATGTTGTATCTATCGGACCACAAAAACAGCAGGTCTCAATGGAATTAAGTttataaatcaaaatgaaatgaaggCCAAACTTACTTGCCTGACTCAAAGAGCTATAAAGTTGATGTGAGTCAAGCAGCACCCCTCACTTCAGACCATCTTCAATGAAACAATAACCAGACAAGCCCAGAACATCATCTCAGACCACACTCATATTATTTATTCAGAGTATCAGTTTCTTCCTTCAGGTCGACGTCTTAGAGTCCCCGCCTGTTGACTGAACCGCTATAAGAACTCATTTATTCCGCTTTCCATTAAAGTAATAAACAGAATCAAACAGTAAATAGTGGAATAGGCAATGGTATCCAaaattttaaactaaactgaTATGCTTTTTTAATGTATTCATTATGTCttataacagattttttaaagaagggtttttataaaaaataaaatattattgtgAATGTAATGTTAATGcttctttatgtatttatttttcttataatggaatttctatagtagtgtttttatgtgtgaatgaaGTGTGACACCTAGTTTGGACTAcgtagcagccagagtctgtacccaagacaaatttcctttgggacaataaagtttatcATCATCAACTGTAAAagctcagaaataaaatgttcaaatcagTTTTGGAGTTAATGTAAACCATAGTGTTAGATGGCCAAATGATACTGCATCATATCGTTCACAGACTTGTGAATTGAATTTGATCTAAATCATATAGTAACTGACTTTGTGATAGTGGCAAATATGGTATAGTCATCCAAACAGGTCGATATTACATCGTGTCATGATCAAGTTGATGATTTACTCTCCTAATATCCAAATCAGAAAAGGAATGACTTCTTGTGAGGAAAATCAAAGTTTTAAAATGCCCTAATCAGAGCCAACTCAAATCTGACAATCTGTGCAATGGCCTGGGGAAGTTCTGTGGACGAAAGATGTATTCACAATCTGATAGACTTGGAGAACTTTGGTTGGTGCATCACGTTCTCTAACATCACAGCATGGTAATCCCGTCGAGCTGTTGGACTAATCCCACCAAACTCTAATGGAGTGTGTCAAGTCTGTGAAGGATTACGTGTGGGTGGGTTTCTTTGGGAGTCGTCGTGTTCACCTGTCTGTGATTTATTCCCTGGTTTCTGCCAGACAGGCTGATCTTTTTTTTGCACTGGATAACCATATGAACAAAAACGCTTTCATTAGCTTCGTCTTAGTTTTTGTAGGCAAAGATGGCATCCAAAAAGCAGAGGTAAGTCAGCAGGCATTAAGAAACAATCCATTATATAACGTAAATCCAGTAGATATTGCacatttgtataaatgttttaagGCAGAACTTGCGTTGctgttaatatatttaatttaatttagcaaaaaatCTGGTCAGAACTTGTACTAGTTGCAGGAATATTTCCGGTTACACacaaggagctttttttttgttttgtggttcGGACCTCTCGgactgcaaagagagatatgcTTTTCTCAAAGTTAATTCAAACACTTCCCAGATGATTCAGAAAAAGCAACGTTACACAGACCTTTTGCAGACGTGAGATTTACCTGCAGTGTGTTTCCATAACAGGTGTAACGAGGCACTGGTGGTaagcacaaaaaacaacaaacctgtGAGGAAGGACAGAGAAAATGTAAGTATTAACATGTAAATATCAGGATGGTGTTGAAGTAGATCTATACAAACACTAAACGGCTTTTAAGCAAAGATCTATTCAGACTAGGACTGTATCTGTACTCTGTAGACAAATAAGTCATCCAGCAATTGGGAATACATTGTATTTATCCATATGAATCTCTAATATATGCAGCAATCCATTTAAAACTTTATGCCAGGAACAATGTTCTAGCATTAATGTTGCACTATGGGGATTTTAAAAGTTCTCTTTAATATGAGTCTTGATTGCTCCAGATTTATAATGTGAGATCCGCATGTGTTTTGTCAGATTTATGCCGCCGTAAATGGCTGAAGATCAGCTCGGTGTATTTACAGTCTGCACAAACCGCTAAGTCAGGCCTCCTCAGCCTTCTTCCCATTGATTTCTCCCTGCCTTTGGCTCCAGGCGCAGATTCATTGCCTCGGCAAGTTGTTGAGGTTGCATCTGCGGACACTGTGGTAGACGGTCTATACGTGGTGGCATGGAGATGATCAAGTGTGATTAAGtctaaagtgtgtgtgtgtgtctgtgtctgtttcCGTCTGTGGCCTCAGTTGTGTGGGTCAGATGGTACTTAAGTAAA is a window of Fundulus heteroclitus isolate FHET01 unplaced genomic scaffold, MU-UCD_Fhet_4.1 scaffold_48, whole genome shotgun sequence DNA encoding:
- the natd1 gene encoding protein NATD1, with amino-acid sequence MAQANAFEASSSQIQVEHDRKRRQFVIRLNGSHDRAVLLYEYVGKKTVDLQHTEVPDAYRGRGIAKHLAKAAMDFVVEEDLKAHLTCWYIQKYVKENPQPKYFEHIYQ